The Flaviflexus equikiangi genome contains the following window.
TTCGGCTACGTCGGTGACCTTCGCTCCAAGACGCAGGGACGCGCGGTTTACACCATGCAGTTCTCGACGTACGCGGAAGTTCCGAGGAATGTCTCCGAGGAAATCATCAAGAAGACCCGGGGCGAGTGAGCCTAGGTCGTTTGTAAGTAAAATAACCGACAGTAGAACGCTCGGCCCCGAGGATGCTCCTGTATCCTTTTAAGCGCAGAGAAACTACCCGAGTCCCCAGGAGGACAAGTGGCCAAGGCCAAGTACGACAAGTCCAAGCCGCATATGAACATCGGCACCATCGGTCACGTCGACCACGGTAAGACGACGACCACAGCTGCCATCTCGAAGGTTCTTGCTGACAAGTACCCGGATCTGAACGAGTTCACCCCGTTCGACCAGGTCGACAACGCTCCCGAGGAGCGTCAGCGCGGCATCACCATCAACGTCTCGCACGTCGAGTACCAGACCGAGAAGCGTCACTACGCACACGTTGACGCCCCCGGTCACGCTGACTACATCAAGAACATGATCACCGGTGCTGCTCAGATGGACGGCGCGATTCTCGTTGTCGCCGCCACCGACGGCCCGATGGCTCAGACCCGTGAGCACGTTCTTCTCGCCCGCCAGGTTGGCGTTCCGCAGCTCATCGTTGCGCTGAACAAGTCCGACATGGTCGACGACGAGGAGATCCTCGAGCTCGTCGAGATGGAGGTCCGTGACCTTCTCTCCTCGCAGGGCTTCGACGGCGACGAGGCTCCCGTCATGCAGATCTCCGCACTCAAGGCTCTTGAGGGCGACGAGAAGTGGGTTGCTTCGGTCGAGGCTCTCATGGATCAGGTCGACACCTACTTCGTGGACCCCGTCCGCGAGCTCGACAAGCCGTTCCTCATGCCCATCGAGGACGTCTTCACGATCACCGGTCGCGGCACTGTCGTCACCGGTCGTGTCGAGCGTGGCCAGCTGCAGATCAACTCCGATGTCGAGATCCTCGGCATCAAGGAGAAGGCAATGACCACGACCGTCACCGGTATCGAGATGTTCCACAAGCAGATGGATCACGCCGATGCAGGCGAGAACTGTGGCCTCCTCATCCGCGGCATCAAGCGCGAAGAGGTTGAGCGCGGCCAGGTCGTGTGCAAGCCCGGCACGATCACCCCGCACACCAAGTTCGAGGCGCAGACCTACGTGCTCAAGAAGGAAGAGGGCGGCCGTCACAACCCGTTCTTCTCCAACTACCGCCCGCAGTTCTACTTCCGTACGACGGACGTCACCGGCGTCATCACGCTGCCCGAGGGCACCGAGATGGTTATGCCCGGCGACAACACTGAGATGACCGTTGAGCTCATCCAGCCCATCGCCATGGAAGAGGGCCTCGGCTTCGCTATCCGCGAGGGTGGCCACACCGTTGGTTCAGGCAAGGTCACCAAGATCATCGCCTGATCTGAAGATCTCATAGGGCACAAGCCCTGACATACTCCCCGGGAGCTTCTGCTCCCGGGGAGTATTGTTTTCTTCGGATCAGAACTGGTCCAGCTCCGATACCCGCAGGAGGGGGAGGGCGGCCGCCACGGCGAGGCCCGCCCACACCCAGATCATCGCTGTCGTGCCCGTATAAGCTCCGACCGCTCCGCCGATGAGGGCGGAGATCGGCATGATCCCGAGCGTGATCGTCCGTTGAGCGGCACCGACAGAGGCGAGACGATGTCGGGGTGCAACGCGCGGAAGAACATCGGCGCCAGCAACGGACGAGATCGACACAAGCAGGTTCCACAAGAATGCCTGAAGCATGAGCCAGATGACCTCATGGCCGGGTAGCTGCCGGCAGTAGACAGCGAACAGGACGGCCGGGCCCGCGATGAGGGCGGAGCAGATGCGGAGGCGGCGAAGCCCGAACCGGGTGCTGAGGAGTGGAGCGACAGCAGAGCCGAGGACCGCACCGATCGATGCGACGACGCCCATGATCGCGAACACCGCTGGAGGGATCTCCAGATCTCGGAGTACCAGCACGGGCAGCATGGTGTTGCCGAGCATAACCCCTGCATTCGTCAATGCTGCCGAAACGGTCAATGCTCGTAGAGCCCTGCTAGCGAAGAGTATCTGGAAACCCTCGCGTGCGGGTATCGCTTGCGTCGTCTTTCTGGTCGGCTCGCTATCGACGACGATCTTCCGCTGGAACACGAGCGAAGCAGTGTACGAAACGATCGCGGTCATCATCATTCCGAGCACGCCGACGATGCTGAGAAGGAGGGATCCCACAAGGGAGGCCGCGGTCGTCGCTGATTGGCTCGTGACAGCAAGGCGTGAGTATGCAGTCTTCAACTGGGTCTCTGGGACGAGCACGGGGACGACTGTGCTCTCCGCGGTCGTCCGGCATACTCGGTTGCGCTGGCACCCCTCGCCGTGGAGATGAGCATCCTGGCGGTGGCGACGATTGCAACCATTCTCCTTTCGTTTGCAGTACTTCGCATTGGCAGTCACCTTCTATTCGCCGCCCTCGTAGCGCTGGTGCTTTGTTTCGTATCTGCCGTCGTCCTTGCCTACCTGCGCAGTATCGCGTCGTCGCTGCAGCAGTCGATTCATCGTAGAAACTGAGGGTTCATGATTATTGCGAATGCTGTTGGCTTTGACGTTGGTGACCATGTCATTCTTAATGAGTTCACGATAAGGGCAGATGAAGGGCGAATCACTGCACTGATTGGGCCCTCAGGAGCCGGAAAGACCACCGCTCTCAACATCCTTGGACTCCTCTTGCCACCGTCAGCCGGCTGGGTCGAGATCAGCGGTGAGAACGCCACCGAGTGGTCGCGGCATGAGAGACGGCTGTTCTGGCGTGATCGGGCAGCGTTCGTCTACCAGGACTCGGGAGTGATCGATGATCGGACCGTTGCCTTTAACGTGACACTCGAGCGCCCGCGACGCAGTCGGCGCGCTGAATCCGAGGCGCGCGTCAACCGCGTCCTCCACGAGGTTGGTCTGTCCGGTCGAGCCGCAGACAAGGCTGGAGTCCTCTCGGGAGGGGAGAAACAGCGGCTCGGTATTGCGCGCGCTCTCTACAAAGAAGCGCGGTGGGGTCTTTGCCGATGAGCCGACCGCGTCGCTCGACGATGCTAATAAGAGCTTGGTGATGGACCTGTTCACGATGCTTGCTGAGAACGGCACAGGCGTCATAGCCGCCACGCACGATCAGACGGTCATGACGCACGCCCACGACATCGTCGAGATATAGGGTTCCTTGCACCAGTCATCCGGTATGTTGCGCCAATTCGCCTGGGAGCGTTTCCACGATCACCTGGGTTGACCGCCGTAGAGAATCAGCTGATCTGTTCGCTGGGCTGAGGTGGGGAGACTCATCAAGGGTTCTCATGCTGGTCGATATGTGAATGGTGGTCGCGTACCCTGGCTCTATGAGCCTTGTTGACGTTTACCGCGCCTGCGGACTCGATTCAGAACCCGCTGCCATCCTCTGGGACATGGACGGGACGATCACGGACACAGAATCCCGGTGGGTTGATTACTCCCGTCACGTCGTTGAAGGGCGCGGCGGGACCTGGACGCAGGACGATGAGGCCGCTCTGCACGGCTCATCGACCGAAGACCATGCCGTGCATCTCCAATACATTCTGCGCCGCGATGGCGGGCAAGAAGCGGATCCGATGGTGCTCTTCGACGAGGTGGCCGGGCTTATGGCCGAACATGTCTATTCGGATCCAGATATCATGCCGGGCGCAATCGAGCTCCTTGACGCATTTGCGGCAGCGGGGATCCCTCAAGCACTCGTCACTGCCACTCCGATTGACCTGGTCGGACCCGCGATCGAGAGCCTGCCGAAACAGTACTTCGCTGCCCGCGTCACAGGTGACGAGCCCTTCCCCGGCAAACCCGATCCGGCGCCCTATGCGGCGGCGATGAGAAGACTCGGTGTGGCACCGGAGCACTGCCTCGCCTTCGAGGACTCTATCCCCGGCGCGACCTCCGCTGCCCGCGCCGGTGCCGCAGTTGTCAACGTCCTCAAAACTGAACTATCGGTTCTCGCCGCTCTGCTCTGATCCGCTGGTTGGAGCCTGACGCCACGGTGGGAAAAGGTGAGTGTCTGTCGTGCGGGAGATTCCGCTTGCGGCCATGAGCCCTCGCGGTGGGCCGAGGCTGGTTGATAGCCTCAAGGCGTGAATACGCAGATAGATTTTGAGTCCATCGACATTGGGTTCGGCACCTCCCCGCTCAAGGGAGACGAGGCCGCGTCGGCTGTAACGGCAGCGATCGAGGTTGGCTATACCCTGATCGACACCGCCTCCCGCTACGAGAACGAAGAAGCGGTCGGTCAGGGAATCCGTGACAGCGGCATCGCCCGGGATGACGTCATCATCCAAACGAAGCTGCGCGGACGCGACCATGGCAATGTGCGCGGAGCTCTCGAGCAGAGCCTGACAAAACTCGGAGTCGACTACATCGACGTGTGGATGATCCACTGGCCCCTCCCCATGCTCGGGCTCTACGCCCAGGCGTACGAGGAGATGGCCAAACTGCAGGAAGAGGGACTTGTCCGCGCCCTTGGCGTCTCGAACTTCCTGCCGGAGCATCTCGACGAGGTCGAGTCACGGACCGGTCTTGTCCCGGTCGTCAACCAGATCCAGATCGATCCTGGTATCCACCGCTCCGACCTCCGCCACGAGCTGACCCGCCGCGGCATCGCAATCCAGGCGTGGTCACCGTTATCCAAGGGAGGGGAACTTTTCGACGCCGAACCCGTCAAAGCAGCGGCAAATGCTCACGGAATCACGCCGTCGCAGGCGATACTCGCCTGGCATCGCGCCATCGGGACGATCCCGATCGTCCGCTCGACGAACGAGGAGCGCAGGAAGCAGAATCTTCATGCAGTGCAGGTGACGCTCTCTCCTGAGGAGGTTCGAGCGATCTCCGCTCTGCCGCAGCGTCCTCTCGGAGAGTGGGATCCCGCCACGCACGACGAGCGATAGAGGAAGACTGCCGGTCGATCGGAGTGATCGGACGAGGTAATGAGAGTATTCGCTCTGCACCTGCCTGGTTGCATGTGAGGGTTGGGTCATAGCCGTGCGGGCACTGGTCGCCTACACTGGTGACTTCTTGATGCTCAACAGCCCCGCGCGGTCCGACAGGTGAGACAGTTGGCGGTGCGGGCCAGCATCGATGTTTAATGAGACAACCATCCAGAGCAGCTGAGAGACCTGGGCTCGACGAAGCTGCAGCAACCGAGGAGAACTCGGTGCTACCGCCCGGACCGATGGAGGAATTCATGATCACCTTGGACGGCGTTCGCAAGGTATACCCGGGGCCGGTCGTTGCCCTCGACGGTATCGATCTGACGATCCCCGCGGGGGAGATCCACGGGATCGTCGGGGAATCGGGCGCAGGTAAGTCCACGTTGATCCGCTGCCTCACCGCGCTTGAGAGGCCGACCGAGGGACACGTGTGGGTCGATGGCGAGGACCTGTCCGCTCTCAATCCCACCGAGCTGCGTGCAGCCCGCCGCTCGATCGGCATGGTCTTCCAGGGCGGAAACCTGCTCGATGCTCGAACGGCAGGCCAGAACATCGCCTACCCGTTGAAAGTCGCGGGCCTTGATCGGGGCAAGCGTCGCGATCGAGTCCAGGAACTGCTCGACCTCGTCGGTCTCGGCGATCGCGGGAACTCCTATCCGTCCCAGCTCTCCGGCGGCCAGAGACAGCGAATCGCTATCGCCCGAGCACTTGCCGCACGTCCCGCCGTGCTGCTGTGTGACGAACCGACGTCGGCACTCGACACTCAGACCACGGACCAGATTCTCACTCTGATCAAGAGCGTGCGGGACCAGACGGGTGTCACCGTCGTCATCATCACGCATGAGATGGCGGTGGTGCGGGATACGTGTGACAGTGTGTCTCTGCTCGAGGGGGGCCGTGTCGTCCAGTCGGGGCGCGTCGGCGACATCGTGGCGGACACGTCGTCGCGTCTTGGCCGCGCCATCGTGCCACCGCCGAGCGTTGACAGCCCACCCCCGGGCAGGAGCCTCATCGATCTCGCCTTCACGTCTCGTCCGGGTGAGCCGGCCAGCTCCCACGTGCTCGCTGTTGTCGCTGAGCTGGGTGCTGACGTGACAGCAGGAACCTTCGAAACACATGGCGATTCTCAGATTGCCCGTCTCGTCATCTCGATCGAGTCGGAGAAGGCAGGCCACACGGTTGCGACATTGACCGATCGCGGCATCGATGCATCGGAGCGTGCAGCATGACATTCGCACTCGATGGGCTTCTCTGGCTAGACCAGCCTGTGATCCAGAATTCTCTATGGGATGCGACGGCTGAGACATTGTTGATGGTCGGCTGGTCGACTCTGGCCACGGTGCTGATCGGTCTCCCGCTCGGCCTGCTCCTTGTCACGACAGCCAAGACCGGCATCAGGCCCGCCCCGATCGTCAACCAGATCCTCTCCGTCATCGTCAATATCGGGCGCTCGATCCCCTTCATCATCCTCCTCATCCTGCTTCTGCCGGTGACGGATTGGATCATGCAGACGAACATCGGATGGCGGGGCATGGTCTTCCCGCTTGCCGTCGGCTCGATACCGTTCTTCGCGCGCCTAGTCGAAACAAACCTTCTTGCGGTCGATACGGGGAAGGTTGAGGCCGCTCAGATGATGGGGGCGACGCGGACACGGATCATGGCAGATGTCATGCTGCGTGAAGCCCTGCCCGGCATCATCCAGTCCATCACCGTCCTCATCATCATGATTATCGGCTTCTCGGCTATGGGTGGGGCTGTTGGCGGCGGCGGCCTCGGTGCGCTCGCCTACAACTACGGCTACCAGCGCTACCTCCTCGACGTCCTTGTCATCACCGTCATCATCATCACCGCCATCGTGCAGATCGTGCAGATGTTCGGAGACATGCTCAGCCGGTACGTGGACCACCGCTGAGTCCCCGCGTACCGGGCTGACCGAACTCGCACCATATTGAACACAATCAAAGGAACACCTATGCGTCGCTCACTACTTGCTCTTGCCACAACCGCTGCTCTGACCCTGGCCGCCTGCTCCTCCGATGAGGAAGCCGCCGAGGAGACCACCACCGAAGGCTCAGGCGAAATCGTCACCCTGACCGTGGGGGCCTCTCCCGTGCCCCACGCCGATATCCTCGCCTTCATCGACGAGAACCTTGCTGAAGAGGCTGGAATCGATCTCGAGATCGTCGAATACTCGGATTACGTGCTTCCCAACCGCAACCTCGACTCCGGAGAACTGGACGCGAACTTCTTCCAGCACGTGCCCTACTTCAACGTCCAGGTCGAAGAGAACGGCTACGATTTCGAGCACGGCGAGGGCGTCCACATCGAGCCCTACGCCGTCTACTCGGACACGCTGACGTCGCTCGATGAGCTCGAGGACGGTGCGAAGGTCTCGATCGTCAACGATCCGTCGAACCAGGCACGAGCGCTCTGGCTCCT
Protein-coding sequences here:
- the tuf gene encoding elongation factor Tu, which encodes MAKAKYDKSKPHMNIGTIGHVDHGKTTTTAAISKVLADKYPDLNEFTPFDQVDNAPEERQRGITINVSHVEYQTEKRHYAHVDAPGHADYIKNMITGAAQMDGAILVVAATDGPMAQTREHVLLARQVGVPQLIVALNKSDMVDDEEILELVEMEVRDLLSSQGFDGDEAPVMQISALKALEGDEKWVASVEALMDQVDTYFVDPVRELDKPFLMPIEDVFTITGRGTVVTGRVERGQLQINSDVEILGIKEKAMTTTVTGIEMFHKQMDHADAGENCGLLIRGIKREEVERGQVVCKPGTITPHTKFEAQTYVLKKEEGGRHNPFFSNYRPQFYFRTTDVTGVITLPEGTEMVMPGDNTEMTVELIQPIAMEEGLGFAIREGGHTVGSGKVTKIIA
- a CDS encoding MFS transporter, whose translation is MLVPETQLKTAYSRLAVTSQSATTAASLVGSLLLSIVGVLGMMMTAIVSYTASLVFQRKIVVDSEPTRKTTQAIPAREGFQILFASRALRALTVSAALTNAGVMLGNTMLPVLVLRDLEIPPAVFAIMGVVASIGAVLGSAVAPLLSTRFGLRRLRICSALIAGPAVLFAVYCRQLPGHEVIWLMLQAFLWNLLVSISSVAGADVLPRVAPRHRLASVGAAQRTITLGIMPISALIGGAVGAYTGTTAMIWVWAGLAVAAALPLLRVSELDQF
- a CDS encoding ATP-binding cassette domain-containing protein → MIIANAVGFDVGDHVILNEFTIRADEGRITALIGPSGAGKTTALNILGLLLPPSAGWVEISGENATEWSRHERRLFWRDRAAFVYQDSGVIDDRTVAFNVTLERPRRSRRAESEARVNRVLHEVGLSGRAADKAGVLSGGEKQRLGIARALYKEARWGLCR
- a CDS encoding HAD family hydrolase yields the protein MSLVDVYRACGLDSEPAAILWDMDGTITDTESRWVDYSRHVVEGRGGTWTQDDEAALHGSSTEDHAVHLQYILRRDGGQEADPMVLFDEVAGLMAEHVYSDPDIMPGAIELLDAFAAAGIPQALVTATPIDLVGPAIESLPKQYFAARVTGDEPFPGKPDPAPYAAAMRRLGVAPEHCLAFEDSIPGATSAARAGAAVVNVLKTELSVLAALL
- a CDS encoding aldo/keto reductase, giving the protein MNTQIDFESIDIGFGTSPLKGDEAASAVTAAIEVGYTLIDTASRYENEEAVGQGIRDSGIARDDVIIQTKLRGRDHGNVRGALEQSLTKLGVDYIDVWMIHWPLPMLGLYAQAYEEMAKLQEEGLVRALGVSNFLPEHLDEVESRTGLVPVVNQIQIDPGIHRSDLRHELTRRGIAIQAWSPLSKGGELFDAEPVKAAANAHGITPSQAILAWHRAIGTIPIVRSTNEERRKQNLHAVQVTLSPEEVRAISALPQRPLGEWDPATHDER
- a CDS encoding methionine ABC transporter ATP-binding protein; the protein is MITLDGVRKVYPGPVVALDGIDLTIPAGEIHGIVGESGAGKSTLIRCLTALERPTEGHVWVDGEDLSALNPTELRAARRSIGMVFQGGNLLDARTAGQNIAYPLKVAGLDRGKRRDRVQELLDLVGLGDRGNSYPSQLSGGQRQRIAIARALAARPAVLLCDEPTSALDTQTTDQILTLIKSVRDQTGVTVVIITHEMAVVRDTCDSVSLLEGGRVVQSGRVGDIVADTSSRLGRAIVPPPSVDSPPPGRSLIDLAFTSRPGEPASSHVLAVVAELGADVTAGTFETHGDSQIARLVISIESEKAGHTVATLTDRGIDASERAA
- a CDS encoding methionine ABC transporter permease, producing the protein MTFALDGLLWLDQPVIQNSLWDATAETLLMVGWSTLATVLIGLPLGLLLVTTAKTGIRPAPIVNQILSVIVNIGRSIPFIILLILLLPVTDWIMQTNIGWRGMVFPLAVGSIPFFARLVETNLLAVDTGKVEAAQMMGATRTRIMADVMLREALPGIIQSITVLIIMIIGFSAMGGAVGGGGLGALAYNYGYQRYLLDVLVITVIIITAIVQIVQMFGDMLSRYVDHR
- a CDS encoding MetQ/NlpA family ABC transporter substrate-binding protein; this encodes MRRSLLALATTAALTLAACSSDEEAAEETTTEGSGEIVTLTVGASPVPHADILAFIDENLAEEAGIDLEIVEYSDYVLPNRNLDSGELDANFFQHVPYFNVQVEENGYDFEHGEGVHIEPYAVYSDTLTSLDELEDGAKVSIVNDPSNQARALWLLEDNGIITLDESVENPTIFDVVDNPKNIEFVELEAPNLPRTLDQVSISIINGNFALEGGLVPSEDAIAIESGEGNPYANVLAWKAGSDKADAIQILDGLLRTQEVADFITETYPDGEVIPAF